The following proteins are encoded in a genomic region of Arachis stenosperma cultivar V10309 chromosome 4, arast.V10309.gnm1.PFL2, whole genome shotgun sequence:
- the LOC130975121 gene encoding uncharacterized protein LOC130975121, translating into MVTTSDQEDEDEQSDLSQQPENNSIEEEDRDHQEPEISQQELLKLYAPFPQLLNGAVGKRIYSRFLDLFASLHVNIPFIKAIQQMPAFIKYMKELLPKESSLKGGQTIVLNKECSALIQPKLPVKRRDPGSFHIPCAIGETMFDRALCDLGASINLLPLSLAKRLQINEIMPTDVVIRLADKTQKQAIGVVENVLLKVGKYFLPTDFVILDMEESHTHPIILGRPFLATARALIDVEKGELILRIHDERLSFNVFKLLQEVDQEHKEPSKDHDEMLKEEASTEAHPTYLETPLVDKQGKQQLPQLKEKLEEPKPLEACEDNITTTLGKEIIKSKAISKDTRKKVPRKWRNKKIPMEDFSPGDRVISAYFPDIPPNLPTVPSQSPKVFTINRILSLEHVEIIDTTNGYKSTTRGEDFKHYQPP; encoded by the coding sequence ATGGTCACTACAAGTGATCAAGAGGATGAAGACGAGCAAAGCGACCTCTCCCAACAGCCTGAAAACAACTCAATAGAGGAGGAGGATagagatcaccaagaaccagaAATCTCACAACAAGAGTTGCTGAAGCTCTATGCACCATTTCCCCAACTGCTCAATGGTGCTGTggggaagagaatatactcaagGTTCCTAGACTTGTTTGCATCTCTACATGTGAACATACCATTCATCAAGGCTATACAACAAATGCCTGCATTCATCAAGTACATGAAGGAACTTCTTCCCAAGGAAAGCTCACTCAAAGGAGGCCAAACTATAGTGTTAaacaaggaatgtagtgccCTTATTCAACCTAAATTGCCCGTAAAAAGAAgagacccagggagttttcacatCCCCTGTGCCATAGGGGAAACAATGTTCGATAGAGCACTTTGTGATTTAggggcaagcatcaacttacTGCCCTTATCCCTGGCGAAAAGGCTGCAGATTAATGAGATAATGCCCACAGATGTGGTCATCAGACTGGCTGATAAGACTCAAAAgcaagcaataggagtggtGGAAAATGTGTTACTAAAGGTTGGGAAATACTTTCTCCCAACAGACTTTGTCATCTTGGACATGGAAGAAAGTCACACTCACCCAATCATAttgggaagacccttcctagctacggccagagcactcatagatgtagaaAAAGGGGAGCTAATATTGAGGATCCATGATGAACGGCTCAGCTTTAATGTCTTCAAACTCTTACAAGAAGTAGACCAAGAGCACAAGGAACCAAGTAAAGACCATGATGAGATGCtaaaggaggaagcaagcacAGAAGCACACCCAACCTATCTGGAGACTCCTTTGGTTGATAAACAAGGGAAACAGCAACTACCACAGCTCAAGGAAAAGTTAGAAGAACCTAAACCTCTAGAGGCATGTGAAGACAACATCACAACTACCTTaggaaaagaaatcatcaagagCAAGGCAATATCAAAGGACACAAGGAAGAAGGTACCAAGGAAGTGGAGGAACAAAAAGATCCCTATGGAAGACTTCTCTCCAGGAGATAGAGTGATCTCAGCTTACTTTCCAGATATCCCCCCTAATCTCCCTACTGTACCATCTCAGTCACCTAAAGTCTTCACAATCAACAGAATTCTCTCCCTGGAACATGTAGAGATCATTGATACAACCAATGGATACAAGTCCACAACGAGAGGGGAGGACTTCAAGCATTACCAACCACCCTGA